One segment of Solanum stenotomum isolate F172 chromosome 1, ASM1918654v1, whole genome shotgun sequence DNA contains the following:
- the LOC125854839 gene encoding uncharacterized protein LOC125854839 has product MTVEDLMVRLRIEEDNKAAEKRSRGNSTISRANECRGPKKDKKKDQANLAESKGEMVDLCAMLSECNLVGNPREWWIDSGASCHVCANKELFSSYTPAPTDEKLFMANSVVAKVEGTGKILLKMTSGKVETLNMVSRVFTFEGRCLVVNRMDRFMLSWQNRILVWVGRFRDSGFDVVLGWWKVFGSSTSVILLLERYREATVARGPSSSVAGIVYNYGSYFSVLVASLEVLYAWMGRSSVGYLIISICGLDKRDYSKMGARWICIRLV; this is encoded by the exons ATGACTGTTGAAGATCTCATGGTAAGGCTGAGAATCGAAGAGGATAACAAGGCCGCAGAAAAGAGATCGCGTGGTAATTCAACAATATCTAga GCTAATGAATGTAGGGGTCCcaagaaggacaagaagaaggatcaagCAAATTTGGCAGAATCCAAAGGAGAGATGGTCGATCTTTGTGCAATGCTTTCAGAATGCAACTTGGTTGGAAATCCAAGAGAATGGTGGATAGATTCTGGTGCCTCATGCCATGTTTGTgccaacaaagaattattttcatcatatactcCAGCACCTACAGACGAGAAGTTGTTTATGGCAAATTCCGTTGTTGCAAAGGTGGAAGGAACTGGCAAGATCCTTCTAAAGATGACATCAGGCAAGGTGGAGACTTTGAACATGGTCTC ACGTGTTTTTACTTTTGAGGGTAGATGCCTAGTGGTGAATCGGATGGACCGATTCATGCTCTCTTGGCAGAATAGAATACTTGTGTGGGTGGGCCGATTCAGAGATAGTGGGTTTGATGTGGTATTGGGGTGGTGGAAGGTTTTCGGAAGTTCTACAAGTGTCATCTTGCTTTTGGAAAGGTATAGAGAGGCTACC GTGGCCCGTGGGCCTAGTTCTTCCGTTGCTGGAATTGTCTACAATTACGGATCCTACTTCAGTGTTTTGGTGGCATCCTTAGAGGTTTTATATGCTTGGATGGGTCGATCATCAGTTGGATACTTGATCATTTCTATCTGTGGGTTAGATAAGCGTGATTATTCCAAGATGGGTGCTCGATGGATATGCATCAGATTAGTATGA